The genomic stretch TAATCAATCTCCTCCTAACTAACGCACCTCTTACACAATGTATGCTTATATAGATACTTTTCTACTAAACACGAGACCAAATCGATTTTGTGTTTAAAAAAAGCTTTGTTATAAGAAATTCCATTCCATTTGGTATAGCTTATCCTATGCTCCACAAAATGAAAGGAATAGACAAGTCTCTATATAAGTAAAAAATGATTTAACTAAATTAGGAGATTGTCCCTTGCAACCTATTCCAATCATCATAAATTATCTAGTACAACAAAATAATGTAGAAACGAGGTCAGAGATGAAAGTTGCGACAATTCTTGGAACGCGTCCAGAAATTATTCGACTAAGCCTCATTATTGATAAGCTTGATCGTTTAGCTGAAGAGCATATTGTCATTCATACAGGCCAGAATTCCGCGCATTCACTTAAAGAAGTTTTCTTTAAAGAAATGGGAATTCGTACACCTGATTATACGTTGGAAGGAAATACATCTTCTCTAGGTGAACAGCTTTCCATTATGTTTAAAAATGTTGAACAAATACTGTTAAAACACCGTCCAGATCGTATCTTAATCCTTGGCGATACGAATTCAGCCCTCTGTGCCTTATTAGGTGAAAGGCTCAATATTCCGGTAACTCACATGGAAGCTGGGAATCGATGTTTTGATTTAAACGTACCAGAAGAAAAGAATCGAAAAGTAATTGATGCGATTTCAAGCTATAACCTTCCTTATACCGTTCAAAGTAAGGAAAACTTACTGCGAGAAGGTTTTCCTTCAAACCGTATCTATGTAACTGGTAATCCAATCTTCGAGGTATTAACACATTATAAGAGTGAAATTGAGCAAAGTCAGATCCTTCACGCCCTTAACTTAAAAAAACAAGATTACTTTCTAGTGACGGTGCATCGCGCTGAGAATGTTGATAATGCCACAAACCTTTCTGAGATTCTTAATGGTTTAACAATGATTGCTGATCAGCACAAGAAAAGAATAATTTGTAGTATTCATCCAAGAACAAGGTCAAAGCTAACTTCAAATCAATTGCTTCAGTTAAACTCGTTGATTGAATTACACGAACCGTTTGGTTTTTTTGATTTCATTCAACTTGAAAAGTCAGCTTTTTGTGTGTTGACAGATAGCGGTACAGTTCAAGAAGAATGCTGCTTGTTTCATATTCCAGCTGTAACGGTTAGAACGACAACCGAAAGACCTGAAACCATTTCTTGTGGGAGTAACATTGTTTCAGGACTTAATGCAAAGCAAATAAAAGAAGCTACAAATGTCATGATCAATAGTCCGCGGAATTGGTCTTTTCCAACAGGCTATGATGACCCGGATGTATCGGACCGAGTCGTGAAATTTGTATTAGGAGGAATGAAGATTGTTCCGTAATAAAGTCATTTTAGTCACAGGGGGAACGGGGTCGTGGGGTAACGAGCTGGTAAAGCAGCTCTTGCAAAAATCTCCTGCTGAAATTAGGATCTTTTCTCGTAATGAAACAAGTCAGGTTGAAATGAAGAGGAAATTTCAACAGAATCCCCTGCTAACCTTTGTCATTGGTGATATTAAAGAGCGAGAAGCACTACTTGATGCGAGTAAAGGGGTTGACTATATCTTCCATCTAGCGGCATTAAAACACGTTCCCGTTTGTGAAGATCAACCGATTGAAGCCTTAAATACGAATGTAATCGGCACTCAGAATGTAATACGTGTAGCAATTGATAATAAAGTAAAGAAAGTAATCTATATTTCAACGGACAAAGCAGCGAACCCTTCAAATTTCTATGGCTTTTCCAAAGCAATGGGTGAGCGTTTAATTATCCATGCGAATACATTGAAATCTGATACCACGTTTGTTTGTGTTCGTGGAGGAAATGTTTTAGGGACAAACGGAAGTGTCATTCATGTATTTAACAATCAAATTCGCTCAAATAAAGAGATTGGGATTACACATCCGGATATGACCCGCTTTTTCTTAACGCTTGAGGATGCGATAAAGTTATTATTTAAAGCGACCTATGAAAGTCGTGGGGGAGAGATCTTCGTCATTAAGATGCCAACATGCAAAATTTATGATCTAGCTGAAGTGCTGATCGATGCATCAGGCGTTCAGGGGGTTAAGATCGTTGAGCAGGGAATACGACCAGGTGAAAAACTCCATGAAATCTTATTCTCTGAATATGAAAGTCAAACAACCGTTTATTATGATCAAGAATATTTTGTTATTTTACCTTCAATCGAAATTAAAGGAC from Bacillus sp. Cs-700 encodes the following:
- the wecB gene encoding UDP-N-acetylglucosamine 2-epimerase (non-hydrolyzing) codes for the protein MKVATILGTRPEIIRLSLIIDKLDRLAEEHIVIHTGQNSAHSLKEVFFKEMGIRTPDYTLEGNTSSLGEQLSIMFKNVEQILLKHRPDRILILGDTNSALCALLGERLNIPVTHMEAGNRCFDLNVPEEKNRKVIDAISSYNLPYTVQSKENLLREGFPSNRIYVTGNPIFEVLTHYKSEIEQSQILHALNLKKQDYFLVTVHRAENVDNATNLSEILNGLTMIADQHKKRIICSIHPRTRSKLTSNQLLQLNSLIELHEPFGFFDFIQLEKSAFCVLTDSGTVQEECCLFHIPAVTVRTTTERPETISCGSNIVSGLNAKQIKEATNVMINSPRNWSFPTGYDDPDVSDRVVKFVLGGMKIVP
- a CDS encoding polysaccharide biosynthesis protein translates to MFRNKVILVTGGTGSWGNELVKQLLQKSPAEIRIFSRNETSQVEMKRKFQQNPLLTFVIGDIKEREALLDASKGVDYIFHLAALKHVPVCEDQPIEALNTNVIGTQNVIRVAIDNKVKKVIYISTDKAANPSNFYGFSKAMGERLIIHANTLKSDTTFVCVRGGNVLGTNGSVIHVFNNQIRSNKEIGITHPDMTRFFLTLEDAIKLLFKATYESRGGEIFVIKMPTCKIYDLAEVLIDASGVQGVKIVEQGIRPGEKLHEILFSEYESQTTVYYDQEYFVILPSIEIKGLEEHYSAFKPVKLTNYNSSEDLMTKDEIKAMLIKGGFM